Below is a genomic region from Citrobacter tructae.
AGAAATAAGAGGCCAGAAAAGTGAGCACCAGGCTACAGCAGGTGAAGAGCCTGCTTCAGGGCATTCGTGAAGACGAGATGCTGTATGACACGCTTCGGGCCCAGCTTGAGCAACAGCGTCTGTGTATGATCCGTCGCTCCAGTGAAGAGTTACTGGCGGTAAATGACATCATTCAACAGCACTATGAACAGTTGAAAAACAACAGCCAGCAGCGTCGTTCAATCCTGCAACTGTTGGGCGTGAGCATCAATCGCGCCGGGTTGGAGCAGGTATTTAGCTGGTTACCCACGCTGCAAAAAAATGCCGCACACGGTCGGTGGCAAAATCTTGAGCAAAAAGCAGAACGCTGCAAATCCTACAACGAAAAAAATGGCGAGCTACTGATCCGCCAGTATGAATTTATTCAGACTTTTTTAGGCACTGAGCCTGATTTTATTTACCACCGTTAAAAACCTTCCTTGTCGCGGAAACTGGCTTTCCGCGCAAAACCCAACCAGTTGATATTATTAAAAATAAATTTCAGGCATGGATATTGCAATGTATTAGCAAGATTTTGAATATTGGGATTGCTGAGAACAGATTATGAGTATGATTGATTGCTATGAGCCTGACTTTGTCCGGTTGTTTTTATCCCGTCAGCCGGATTCTGCATTACATGTCAGACTGTGCTGGGACACGGAAATTCGTCAGAGTCTGGCGCTCACCTCCCCGGCAAGCTGTCAGGCTGCGTTAGGCGATCCCAACGCTTTTGTCCTGCATACCACGCAATGCGAATCTGACGCGCAAGGCACGGTGTTATCGCCACGCGATCAGGTATTGAATCAGTCAGCCCTGAATACCATCACCCTGCCCGGTTTGTCGTCAGAACTGCGCCTGTATGCGCTGGGCATCATGCTCTCTTTTTCCGATAAATGCCCCGGTGACAATAAAGATGTTCTGGAGAAACTGGCCTCGCTACCGCAGATTCTGGCGAGCTACGTGCAAGAGGGGAAACTGCAGGATCAGTTTGCACAATTGCCCAGCCTGCCTCAGCTTCAGCGTGAACTCATCACCCGTATAGGCAGCTGTGAATTCAACTGGGATCTGCTGCCGGAAAGTACGCGTAAACTGACATTGCCTCTGCAGGTAAGTCTGTTAATGCTGCAAGATGCCAACAGTGAAGCTTTACTCCAGCAGCAGCTCCAGGATCAATGGCTGAAAACCAATGAACGCTATTTCACGCAAGAGCCGTGGCTTTTCAGTAACTATCTGATTTACCGTCTTTACCATGACGTTTTCCCGCAACATGACAGCGAAAGTGCTCTCCAGCGTTACTTCTGGCTGGTCGCCGACGTCTTTATGATTCGTACATTATTTTGTCTGTGGACAATGGATGATTCCACGCTGAGCCATGACGATATTTATGCCCTTTTTGCCCTGTTTGAAGACTGGCGCAACAGCGGCGATGCCGTCTCAGTACGCCAGCATATTCTGGACATACTGCCAGGAGCCCCTCTGCTCTCGGCATTTTCCCTGCTTACACGTTAGCGCCTGTTGACCGGGTGAACGCCCGGTCTTTTTTCGAATCGCGAATACACATCAAAATGTCTGAATCATCTAAAGCACGCGCCGCCCTGACTGGCATTGTCAAAACTCTGGAAACTGGCCGCGAAAAACCTTTTGTCAGCGTCATCACGCCAACGTGGAACCGCGCCGCATTTTTACCTTATTTACTCTATATGTACCGTTATCAGGATTATCCAGCCGATCGCAGAGAATTGGTGATCCTAGATGATTCCCCCCAGAGTCACCAGTCGATCATCGACAGGTTGACGCAGAATCATCCCGAGAAATTTAATATTCGCTATATCTATCACCCGGAAAAACTCGATCTGGGTAAAAAGCGCAATATGCTCAATGAATTGGCCCAGGGGGAATATATTCTCTGCATGGACGATGACGACTATTATCCGGCAGATAAAATTTCTTACACCATTGAGATGATGCAACGTCATCGGGCACTCATTTCCGGCTCCGATCAAATACCTATCTGGTACAGCCACATTAACCGGATATTCAAAACACGCAGCTTTGGCCCGCAAAATATTCTCAACGGTACCTTCTGCTACCATCGTAATTACCTGAAAAAACACCGCTATGAAGATGAGTGTAATTTAGGTGAAGAGGAAGGCTTCACTAATCGCTTCACGGCCAATCCGCTGCAATTGC
It encodes:
- the flgN gene encoding flagellar protein FlgN — translated: MSTRLQQVKSLLQGIREDEMLYDTLRAQLEQQRLCMIRRSSEELLAVNDIIQQHYEQLKNNSQQRRSILQLLGVSINRAGLEQVFSWLPTLQKNAAHGRWQNLEQKAERCKSYNEKNGELLIRQYEFIQTFLGTEPDFIYHR
- a CDS encoding lysine-N-methylase, whose protein sequence is MSMIDCYEPDFVRLFLSRQPDSALHVRLCWDTEIRQSLALTSPASCQAALGDPNAFVLHTTQCESDAQGTVLSPRDQVLNQSALNTITLPGLSSELRLYALGIMLSFSDKCPGDNKDVLEKLASLPQILASYVQEGKLQDQFAQLPSLPQLQRELITRIGSCEFNWDLLPESTRKLTLPLQVSLLMLQDANSEALLQQQLQDQWLKTNERYFTQEPWLFSNYLIYRLYHDVFPQHDSESALQRYFWLVADVFMIRTLFCLWTMDDSTLSHDDIYALFALFEDWRNSGDAVSVRQHILDILPGAPLLSAFSLLTR